The Echinicola rosea genome has a segment encoding these proteins:
- a CDS encoding family 43 glycosylhydrolase, whose product MEKRKTLFEGIESEIYSEMKKMRSAWLVSLALWVVAGSACQSGKEVRNEEFAVDPVAIVNPVLPGDHPDPTVVKVGEFYYASATSNEWAPLFPIFKSADLVNWEIVNYVFPEGAPDWARNNFWAPELAYDEKQGKVYAYYTARDKESNRLSVAVASADSPEGTFTDHGPLVAQELGSIDAYEVRDEKGKLFLTWKEDGNSKGQPTPIWAQEINEERTELLGEPHELFRNDEEWEMHLIEGISIFRKNDYFYATYSAGACCDVACNYRAGVARAKNLLGPWEKYEKNPVLMDNADWKCAGHGTVVKKGDDHYLLYHAYSTVGSVYVGREGVLEKINWTEDGWPVFENKATYDREKSSLTYTDDFSGSLNPIWQWRVTQHIQYTTGDHGLILDASEENEQLGTLLVQKSTSPDYTIEVTIDPAESDAMGGILLVGGAHNGFGAPVAGMGIAVTDGEVQVIENRDQALEVKATGKLAGHAVVKLKMEVTEGHLLSFSYLQDGAEWSTVGGQYDAAHLVPWGMGYRLGIFAKGKTDQQVNYKQVNISAN is encoded by the coding sequence ATGGAAAAAAGGAAAACCTTATTTGAAGGAATAGAAAGCGAAATTTATAGTGAAATGAAGAAAATGAGAAGTGCCTGGTTGGTCAGTTTAGCGTTATGGGTGGTAGCTGGTTCTGCTTGTCAATCGGGCAAAGAAGTACGAAATGAGGAATTTGCTGTCGATCCAGTGGCTATTGTCAATCCCGTTTTGCCTGGCGATCACCCTGATCCGACGGTGGTAAAGGTAGGCGAGTTTTATTACGCTTCTGCTACATCCAATGAATGGGCGCCACTCTTTCCGATCTTCAAGTCAGCCGATTTGGTAAATTGGGAAATTGTAAACTATGTCTTTCCAGAAGGCGCCCCAGACTGGGCAAGGAATAATTTCTGGGCCCCAGAATTGGCCTATGATGAAAAGCAAGGGAAGGTTTACGCCTACTACACGGCAAGGGATAAGGAAAGCAACCGGCTTAGCGTGGCGGTGGCCAGTGCGGACTCACCTGAGGGGACATTTACGGACCATGGTCCATTGGTGGCGCAGGAGTTGGGTTCCATTGATGCTTATGAAGTTCGGGATGAAAAAGGTAAGCTCTTTTTGACTTGGAAGGAGGATGGTAATAGCAAAGGACAACCGACTCCCATTTGGGCACAAGAAATCAATGAGGAAAGGACCGAACTACTTGGAGAACCCCATGAGCTTTTCCGCAATGACGAGGAATGGGAAATGCACCTGATCGAAGGCATCAGCATTTTCCGGAAAAATGATTACTTCTACGCGACCTATTCGGCAGGAGCCTGCTGTGACGTCGCCTGTAATTACAGGGCAGGGGTAGCCAGGGCAAAAAACCTCTTAGGCCCCTGGGAAAAGTATGAAAAGAATCCCGTATTGATGGACAATGCCGATTGGAAATGTGCAGGGCATGGAACAGTGGTAAAAAAAGGAGATGATCATTATTTGCTCTACCATGCCTATAGTACAGTTGGAAGTGTCTATGTAGGAAGGGAAGGCGTATTGGAAAAAATCAATTGGACGGAAGATGGTTGGCCTGTTTTCGAAAATAAAGCAACTTATGACCGGGAAAAGTCCTCGCTGACATATACTGATGATTTTAGTGGGAGCCTGAACCCGATCTGGCAATGGCGAGTGACCCAACATATCCAGTACACCACTGGTGATCATGGACTTATTTTGGATGCCTCTGAGGAAAATGAGCAGCTGGGTACCCTGTTGGTGCAGAAATCTACCTCTCCTGATTACACCATCGAAGTGACGATTGATCCCGCTGAAAGTGACGCTATGGGAGGGATCCTTTTGGTGGGCGGTGCCCATAACGGATTTGGTGCACCCGTGGCTGGAATGGGCATAGCGGTCACAGATGGAGAAGTCCAGGTGATCGAAAACCGCGACCAAGCTTTGGAGGTAAAAGCTACAGGGAAATTGGCTGGCCATGCGGTGGTGAAGTTGAAAATGGAGGTGACAGAAGGACATTTGTTGAGCTTTAGCTACCTTCAGGACGGTGCCGAATGGAGCACGGTAGGAGGCCAGTACGATGCGGCTCACTTGGTGCCTTGGGGCATGGGCTATCGCTTGGGAATTTTTGCCAAAGGCAAAACTGACCAACAAGTGAACTACAAGCAGGTAAATATCTCCGCGAATTGA
- a CDS encoding cellulase family glycosylhydrolase, producing MIKKPINLIASLSLAAMLLSCGGQQQTQEKTQSTAVATAAKGERWSKEKAKAWYAAQDWLVGANFNPSNSINQLEMWQEDTFSPELIDKELGWAEDIGMNTMRVYLHDLAYQQDPEGFLDRMDQMLVLMEKHHMKPLFVIFDSCWDPFPEAGDQRAPKPHVHNSGWVQSPGFYALEDSTQYPRLEKYVKAVVGRFANDDRILGWDIWNEPDNDTGVSYRDKEHPNKVDYVLPLMKDAFAWARSQHPSQPLTSGVWLGDWSSEEVMTPLQLAQLHLSDIISFHNYDSPEEFQKRINWLKRYDRPMMCTEYMARPNGSTFEGFLPIAKEENIAMFNWGLVDGKTQTKYPWDSWEKDYTAEPDLWFHEVFHTDGTPYKKSETDLIKSLTER from the coding sequence ATGATAAAGAAACCTATAAACCTAATCGCTTCGTTGAGCTTGGCAGCCATGCTGTTGAGTTGTGGAGGCCAACAGCAGACACAAGAAAAAACCCAAAGCACCGCAGTTGCTACAGCGGCCAAAGGAGAAAGATGGAGCAAGGAAAAAGCCAAGGCTTGGTATGCAGCCCAAGATTGGCTAGTCGGGGCTAATTTTAATCCCAGCAATTCCATTAATCAATTGGAGATGTGGCAGGAGGATACTTTTTCGCCAGAATTGATCGATAAAGAACTGGGCTGGGCAGAAGATATCGGCATGAACACCATGCGAGTGTACCTGCATGATCTGGCATATCAGCAAGATCCTGAGGGCTTTTTGGATCGAATGGACCAGATGCTGGTGCTGATGGAAAAGCACCATATGAAGCCATTGTTCGTGATATTTGACTCCTGTTGGGACCCGTTTCCAGAAGCCGGAGATCAACGTGCACCCAAACCCCATGTCCATAATTCCGGTTGGGTGCAGAGTCCCGGCTTTTATGCCTTGGAAGATAGTACTCAATATCCAAGGTTGGAAAAATATGTGAAAGCGGTGGTAGGCAGGTTTGCCAATGATGACCGAATTTTGGGATGGGATATATGGAATGAACCAGACAATGATACGGGCGTTTCTTACCGTGACAAGGAACACCCCAATAAGGTAGATTATGTATTGCCGTTGATGAAGGATGCCTTTGCGTGGGCGAGGTCACAACATCCTTCGCAGCCATTGACCTCCGGTGTATGGTTGGGAGATTGGTCTTCGGAGGAGGTGATGACGCCACTCCAATTGGCACAGCTTCATCTTTCTGATATTATTTCCTTTCACAACTACGACTCACCAGAAGAGTTCCAAAAGCGCATCAATTGGCTGAAACGGTATGATCGGCCGATGATGTGTACCGAATACATGGCCCGTCCAAATGGCAGCACCTTTGAAGGCTTTTTGCCTATTGCCAAGGAGGAAAATATAGCGATGTTCAACTGGGGATTGGTAGATGGAAAAACCCAGACCAAGTATCCATGGGACAGTTGGGAAAAGGACTACACTGCTGAGCCTGACCTTTGGTTTCATGAAGTGTTCCATACAGATGGGACGCCGTACAAAAAATCAGAAACAGACTTGATCAAATCCCTCACGGAAAGATGA
- a CDS encoding glycoside hydrolase family 43 protein produces MRTTLALTALALAGTVACQSKTSKDSTATSAKVEETKRAGNPIVEGWYADPEGIIYGDTYWVYPTYSDEYEKQVFMDAFSSKDLVNWTKHERIIDTAEVKWAEKAMWAPGVISKDDKYYLFFAANDVHEGEVGGIGVAVADQPQGPFKDLLGEPLINEIVNGAQPIDQYIFKDQDGTFYMYYGGWGHCNVVKLNEDFTGIVPFEDGELYKEVTPEGYVEGPFMFIKDGKYYFMWSEGGWGGPDYSVAYAIADSPFGPFEREDIILQQDAEVATGAGHHSVIHAPGEEDYYIVYHRRPLTETHHNHRVTCIDKMEFDKNGKIKPVKITFEGVAADPLQ; encoded by the coding sequence ATGAGAACTACGTTAGCATTAACAGCACTGGCACTGGCCGGGACAGTAGCTTGCCAGTCAAAAACCTCAAAAGATAGCACGGCGACTTCAGCAAAAGTCGAAGAGACGAAACGTGCTGGAAACCCGATCGTAGAAGGTTGGTATGCAGATCCGGAAGGAATTATTTATGGGGATACTTATTGGGTTTACCCTACTTATTCGGATGAGTATGAAAAGCAAGTCTTTATGGATGCTTTTTCTTCCAAGGATCTTGTGAACTGGACCAAGCATGAGCGCATCATTGATACTGCAGAGGTGAAATGGGCAGAAAAAGCCATGTGGGCACCAGGTGTCATCAGCAAGGACGATAAGTATTACCTGTTTTTTGCAGCCAATGATGTACATGAAGGAGAAGTTGGCGGCATTGGCGTGGCCGTGGCCGATCAGCCGCAGGGACCGTTTAAGGATTTGCTCGGTGAGCCATTGATCAATGAAATCGTCAACGGAGCACAGCCGATCGATCAATATATTTTTAAGGATCAAGACGGTACCTTCTATATGTATTACGGTGGATGGGGACATTGTAATGTGGTAAAGCTTAATGAGGACTTTACCGGTATCGTGCCATTTGAAGATGGAGAGCTGTACAAGGAGGTGACACCTGAAGGCTATGTGGAAGGGCCATTCATGTTTATTAAAGATGGCAAATATTATTTTATGTGGTCTGAAGGTGGCTGGGGAGGTCCTGATTATTCGGTAGCCTATGCGATTGCAGATAGCCCTTTTGGCCCTTTTGAAAGAGAAGATATCATCCTCCAGCAAGATGCGGAGGTAGCCACAGGCGCTGGACACCACTCTGTGATACATGCTCCGGGAGAGGAAGACTATTATATCGTTTATCACAGAAGACCACTTACGGAAACTCACCATAATCACCGAGTGACCTGCATCGATAAGATGGAGTTTGATAAAAACGGTAAGATCAAACCAGTGAAAATTACCTTTGAAGGTGTGGCTGCTGATCCGTTACAGTAA
- a CDS encoding sialidase family protein, with protein sequence MIEGMDKGILAIIMFITSCFGAGSPPDPNNYTIRWDKSSLEKVSADGYRYAGYARCRELADGNLGLAYEASGNILFRIRTEKGWKAPVLVAAETPGIGLAVPDFTVLENGDILLGYNPRPRRNTQGKHFGIRTVRSTDNGNTWKDDQLVYEAGTSFSDGCWEPVFLQLPDGDIQLYFADESIFTQSNEQRIAMVSSADGGATWSTEPKTVSFSEGSRDGMPVPIWLEKQKRIALAIEDNGFGPFKPYILYSEGKEWEEGVSRDSPKRLYAMADSLPQNDYAGAPYLAQASNGLTLLSFQWGDKLENAQMAVAIGDDQVQNFTNTTWPFPLAKGKIGHWNSLMVLSDGKIIALTSTNGFSSNGQTEVWMIMGELSMK encoded by the coding sequence ATGATAGAGGGGATGGACAAGGGGATTTTAGCAATCATCATGTTTATAACTTCTTGCTTTGGGGCAGGAAGTCCCCCTGATCCCAATAACTATACGATTCGCTGGGATAAATCCTCGTTGGAGAAAGTTTCAGCGGATGGATATCGCTATGCAGGCTATGCCAGATGCCGGGAATTGGCAGATGGTAATCTGGGATTGGCGTATGAGGCCAGCGGCAATATTTTGTTTAGAATCAGAACCGAAAAGGGGTGGAAAGCGCCAGTTCTTGTGGCTGCCGAAACACCCGGTATAGGGTTGGCAGTGCCGGATTTTACCGTTTTGGAGAATGGAGATATATTGTTAGGGTATAATCCCCGACCAAGGAGAAACACCCAAGGCAAGCACTTCGGCATTCGGACGGTAAGAAGCACGGACAATGGAAATACATGGAAAGACGACCAGCTGGTGTATGAAGCTGGGACTAGCTTCAGTGATGGCTGCTGGGAACCGGTGTTTCTCCAACTTCCAGATGGGGACATTCAGCTTTACTTTGCCGACGAAAGCATCTTTACCCAGTCCAATGAGCAGCGAATAGCCATGGTTTCCTCCGCGGATGGTGGTGCTACTTGGAGTACGGAACCTAAAACAGTGAGTTTTAGTGAAGGATCCAGAGATGGAATGCCAGTTCCCATTTGGCTGGAAAAGCAGAAGCGTATTGCCTTGGCGATAGAGGACAATGGGTTTGGTCCTTTCAAACCCTATATTCTTTATAGTGAAGGCAAAGAATGGGAAGAGGGAGTAAGCCGAGATTCCCCCAAACGATTATACGCCATGGCTGATAGTTTGCCCCAGAATGATTATGCAGGGGCTCCCTACTTGGCCCAAGCATCAAATGGATTGACCTTGCTATCTTTTCAGTGGGGTGATAAGCTTGAAAATGCACAAATGGCAGTGGCGATTGGAGATGATCAGGTCCAAAACTTCACCAATACAACATGGCCTTTTCCTTTAGCAAAAGGCAAAATTGGTCATTGGAATAGCTTGATGGTATTGTCTGATGGAAAAATTATTGCGCTAACTAGCACTAATGGTTTTAGCAGTAATGGCCAGACGGAAGTTTGGATGATTATGGGAGAATTGAGTATGAAATAG
- a CDS encoding family 43 glycosylhydrolase, with the protein MSIKKILKIGLACLLYSSSIGLLWAQQMMFADSSRLGRPFSKDPHVVKFEGRYLMYFSVPPVPDQAGGWGIAIAESDDLIHWERIGEIAATEEYEKNGFCAPGALVKDGKVHLFYQTYGNGAKDAICHAYSTDGIHFTRNATNPIFAPHANDWSNGRAIDAEVYSFKDHYFLYFATRDPKGEIQMQGVAKADANTDFSREDWTLAKDASILKPELEWEGKCVEGASIIERKGKLYMFYAGSYNNAPQQVGVAVSKDGVNWKRVFDRPFLANGKPGEWNSSESGHPHIFDDKDIGKSFLFYQGNDDQGHTWWLSNVEVGWKKGKPYLKE; encoded by the coding sequence ATGAGTATTAAAAAGATTCTAAAAATTGGTCTTGCCTGCCTGCTGTACAGTTCATCTATAGGGTTATTATGGGCGCAGCAAATGATGTTTGCCGATTCCAGCAGGTTGGGCAGGCCTTTTTCCAAGGATCCTCATGTGGTCAAGTTTGAAGGTCGGTACCTGATGTACTTTTCGGTTCCTCCGGTTCCTGACCAAGCAGGCGGATGGGGAATAGCGATAGCAGAAAGTGATGACTTGATCCATTGGGAGCGAATAGGAGAAATAGCAGCTACAGAGGAGTATGAAAAAAATGGCTTCTGTGCTCCGGGGGCTTTGGTAAAGGATGGAAAAGTACATTTGTTTTACCAAACCTATGGCAATGGTGCCAAGGATGCCATTTGCCATGCCTATTCTACTGACGGGATCCATTTTACCAGAAATGCCACGAACCCGATTTTTGCCCCACATGCCAATGACTGGAGCAATGGCCGGGCCATTGATGCGGAAGTATATTCCTTTAAAGACCATTATTTTCTGTATTTTGCGACAAGGGATCCCAAGGGAGAAATCCAGATGCAAGGTGTGGCCAAAGCTGATGCGAATACGGATTTTAGTCGCGAAGACTGGACCTTGGCCAAAGACGCTTCCATCCTCAAGCCAGAACTGGAGTGGGAAGGAAAGTGTGTGGAAGGTGCTTCCATTATCGAGCGTAAGGGGAAATTGTATATGTTTTATGCCGGCAGTTATAATAATGCTCCCCAGCAGGTAGGTGTTGCAGTCAGCAAGGATGGTGTGAATTGGAAGCGGGTTTTTGACCGGCCATTTTTAGCCAATGGAAAGCCCGGAGAGTGGAACAGCAGTGAATCTGGCCACCCTCATATTTTTGATGATAAAGACATAGGAAAGTCATTCCTTTTTTATCAGGGAAATGATGACCAAGGCCATACATGGTGGCTTTCCAATGTCGAAGTCGGATGGAAAAAAGGAAAACCTTATTTGAAGGAATAG